Proteins co-encoded in one Balneolaceae bacterium genomic window:
- a CDS encoding MraY family glycosyltransferase, with protein sequence MEISAIYIIGLCSIIAFLISKTLVPVLLLVSKRKRLFDNGAGHHKLHTGLVPTLGGVAIFTAFMVTFSASSYADDISGFGYFVAASIILFAAGLKDDLIVISPSKKLGAQFLAAALIIFGTGIQFTNLGGVFGAESISPWFGIPLTFFSVIVIINSHNLIDGIDGLGGSIGVLASLFFGYWFYKAGLYHWAAFSFILTGSILGFLWFNFPPAKIFMGDTGSLVIGLYISVLAINFVEHSLTISDVVYWEDAVPVIVAAVLVVPLYDTLRIFIVRMFNGKSPFDADNDHVHHHLMRTGFNHAHIVVFLLAINVIILGSTIILSNYLSNTWLLFSLLTLCVLLFPTNGRKRNFIENFVPNEFGKEEADNETREPLSESDMHSESFLLDEKDKDSQKKVVHEA encoded by the coding sequence ATGGAAATTTCTGCAATTTATATAATAGGGCTTTGTAGTATAATAGCATTTTTAATCTCCAAGACATTAGTTCCTGTATTACTATTAGTTTCAAAGAGGAAAAGACTTTTTGATAATGGAGCCGGGCACCACAAACTGCACACCGGGTTAGTGCCTACACTTGGTGGGGTTGCGATCTTTACGGCATTTATGGTTACTTTTTCTGCGAGTTCGTACGCCGATGATATAAGTGGGTTTGGATATTTTGTTGCAGCCTCAATTATATTGTTTGCTGCCGGCCTAAAGGATGACTTAATTGTCATTTCACCCAGTAAAAAATTAGGAGCTCAATTTTTAGCAGCAGCACTTATTATTTTTGGCACAGGCATTCAGTTTACAAATTTGGGTGGGGTTTTTGGAGCGGAGTCTATATCGCCGTGGTTTGGCATACCTCTTACGTTCTTTTCTGTTATTGTAATTATAAATTCACATAATCTTATTGATGGAATTGATGGACTTGGAGGGAGTATTGGTGTTTTGGCATCGCTATTTTTTGGGTATTGGTTCTATAAAGCAGGACTATATCATTGGGCAGCATTTTCTTTTATTCTAACAGGTTCTATTCTTGGTTTTTTGTGGTTTAATTTCCCGCCGGCAAAAATATTTATGGGGGATACCGGGTCTTTAGTGATTGGGCTCTATATATCAGTATTAGCAATTAATTTTGTAGAACATTCACTAACGATTTCGGATGTGGTTTACTGGGAAGATGCCGTGCCTGTTATTGTAGCAGCTGTTCTTGTCGTGCCCCTTTATGATACACTGCGAATATTTATTGTTCGAATGTTTAATGGAAAATCTCCCTTTGATGCTGATAACGATCATGTTCATCATCATTTAATGAGAACAGGTTTTAATCATGCTCATATAGTTGTATTTCTTCTTGCGATAAATGTTATCATACTTGGATCTACAATTATATTATCCAATTATTTATCGAATACCTGGCTTCTCTTCTCTCTATTAACTTTGTGTGTATTACTTTTTCCGACCAATGGCCGAAAAAGAAATTTCATTGAGAATTTTGTACCCAATGAGTTTGGAAAAGAAGAAGCAGATAATGAAACTCGGGAACCCCTTTCAGAATCAGATATGCACAGTGAGAGCTTCCTCTTGGATGAAAAAGACAAGGATTCCCAAAAGAAAGTAGTACACGAAGCATAG
- a CDS encoding glycosyltransferase family 2 protein, translating to MKVSIITVALNAENTIQDTIDSVKSQTYPDIEYILLDGDSNDATLEIIQKNLDVIDRWISEKDRGIYDAMNKGIQMANGEIIAFLNADDIYAYPDAVNDMVQLFKKKKVDSCYADLVYVSHKNPDNVLRKWKSGRYKNGMFKNGWMPPHPTFLVKKDIYEKYGMFNLELGTAADYEIMLRFLHKHKISVAYLPKTLIKMRTGGVSNESILNRIRANKNDRKAWAINGLKPKFYTPILKPLRKLHQYF from the coding sequence ATGAAAGTATCCATAATAACAGTAGCACTTAATGCCGAGAATACAATACAGGATACGATCGATAGTGTGAAATCACAGACTTATCCTGACATAGAGTATATCCTTCTGGATGGTGACTCCAACGACGCAACGTTAGAGATTATTCAAAAAAATCTGGATGTTATCGATCGATGGATCTCCGAAAAGGACAGAGGGATATATGATGCAATGAACAAGGGTATTCAAATGGCGAATGGAGAAATTATCGCTTTTCTGAATGCGGATGATATCTATGCATACCCGGATGCTGTAAATGATATGGTTCAATTATTTAAGAAAAAAAAAGTGGATTCCTGTTATGCAGATTTGGTTTATGTGAGCCATAAGAATCCCGATAATGTACTGAGAAAATGGAAAAGCGGCCGATATAAAAATGGGATGTTTAAAAACGGCTGGATGCCTCCCCATCCAACGTTTTTGGTAAAAAAAGATATTTATGAAAAATACGGGATGTTCAACCTGGAGCTGGGAACCGCTGCCGACTATGAAATCATGCTTCGGTTTTTGCACAAGCACAAAATCAGTGTTGCCTATCTTCCGAAAACACTTATCAAAATGAGAACAGGGGGAGTAAGTAATGAATCAATCCTGAACCGGATACGAGCAAACAAAAATGACAGGAAAGCATGGGCAATTAACGGGCTTAAGCCAAAATTCTATACTCCTATTTTAAAACCGCTAAGAAAATTACATCAATACTTCTAA
- a CDS encoding glycosyltransferase has protein sequence MRILQINTVVNTGSTGRITEDIGKQLISEGHTSHIAFGRNERHSQSELIKIGTKADVLWHGLYTRLADRHGFASKKSTVELTQEIDRIKPDAIGLHNLHGYYLNIEVLFNYLKKRQIPLVWTLFDCWSFTGHCAYFTKVGCEKWKTHCKECPQTQSYPKSFYWDNSFRNFSDKQKIFTGHPNTTIVTHSQWLKDLVGKSFLKEYPVKVIPSGIDVSQFRVIKESMNELKLTKGKKVLLGVASIWEERKGLDDFIELYDLLAEEYQIVLIGVTKKQKRQLPSGILGITRTENIQKLTEWYNRADVFLNPTYEDNFPTTNLEALACGTPVITYDTGGSPEAIDSNTGMVVPCGDIKALKKAAEHLSVNKPEMTSACRRRAEELYDCKDRYEEYINLYKSVTYNR, from the coding sequence ATGAGAATTCTTCAAATAAACACAGTTGTAAACACCGGTTCTACAGGGCGAATAACTGAGGACATTGGGAAGCAGCTTATTAGCGAAGGCCATACAAGCCACATTGCTTTTGGGCGAAATGAGCGGCACAGTCAGTCGGAATTGATCAAGATAGGAACAAAAGCAGATGTATTGTGGCATGGTTTATATACTCGTCTAGCCGACCGCCATGGTTTCGCATCTAAAAAATCAACCGTTGAGCTGACCCAGGAAATAGACCGAATCAAACCGGATGCCATAGGCTTACATAATCTGCATGGATACTATTTAAACATTGAAGTGTTGTTTAATTATTTAAAAAAGAGGCAAATTCCGCTCGTTTGGACACTTTTTGATTGTTGGTCTTTTACGGGGCATTGTGCTTATTTTACAAAAGTAGGATGTGAAAAGTGGAAAACACATTGTAAAGAATGTCCTCAAACTCAAAGCTATCCGAAAAGTTTCTATTGGGATAACAGTTTTCGAAATTTTAGTGATAAACAAAAGATATTTACAGGTCATCCAAATACTACAATCGTAACGCACAGCCAATGGCTGAAAGACTTAGTAGGAAAATCGTTCCTGAAGGAATATCCTGTTAAAGTAATTCCTTCAGGAATTGATGTATCACAGTTCAGAGTCATTAAAGAATCCATGAACGAACTTAAACTTACAAAAGGGAAAAAGGTATTATTGGGTGTCGCCAGTATTTGGGAGGAACGCAAGGGATTGGATGATTTTATAGAATTATACGATTTGCTTGCTGAAGAATACCAGATTGTACTAATTGGTGTGACAAAAAAACAAAAAAGACAATTGCCAAGCGGAATATTGGGAATAACTCGAACAGAAAATATTCAAAAGCTGACTGAGTGGTATAATCGGGCTGATGTTTTTTTGAATCCTACGTATGAAGATAACTTTCCAACTACGAACCTGGAAGCTCTTGCTTGCGGTACTCCTGTGATTACATATGATACGGGGGGTAGTCCTGAAGCCATTGACTCAAATACAGGGATGGTTGTGCCGTGTGGAGATATAAAAGCCTTAAAGAAGGCCGCAGAACATTTATCTGTAAATAAACCTGAAATGACTTCAGCTTGTAGGAGACGAGCTGAAGAACTTTATGATTGTAAAGATCGATACGAGGAGTATATTAATTTGTATAAATCTGTTACGTATAACAGATAA
- a CDS encoding glycosyltransferase, with translation MIHSLQAGGMERVTSLLLKSFSKKSQVDLHVILYGIDREIFYTIPDSIHIHKPEFEFNNNQRVWNTFKTLLFVRRKVNKIKPDCILSFGELWNSFVLIALLGVSIPVFITDRCSPLASYSKFHTFLRKYLYPKSEGIIAQTSKMKEFYSELFNHNNIRVIPNPIETRFNLKKEKSEKVILSVGRLIETKHHDRLINIFKNLNAPGWKLIIVGGNALRQDNYSKLSDQIKEYGLEERVKLTGEVKNVDKYYEKADIFAFTSSSEGFPNVIGEAMASGLPIVSYDCVAGPSDLIVDKENGFLISLFDDDDFIKKLQRLIDNRELRERQGTASRELVKKFSLEKVSQHYFEFITNNK, from the coding sequence ATGATCCATTCATTACAAGCGGGAGGAATGGAAAGAGTAACCTCACTTCTTTTAAAATCATTTTCAAAAAAAAGCCAGGTTGATTTACACGTAATATTGTATGGTATCGACAGAGAAATTTTTTATACCATACCAGATTCAATTCATATTCATAAACCTGAATTTGAATTCAATAATAATCAAAGAGTATGGAATACATTTAAGACACTTTTATTTGTTCGTAGAAAAGTGAATAAAATTAAACCAGATTGTATTCTGAGTTTCGGTGAGCTTTGGAACAGTTTTGTACTTATAGCGTTGTTAGGTGTGTCAATTCCGGTGTTTATTACAGACAGATGCTCACCTTTAGCTTCTTATAGTAAGTTTCATACTTTCCTTCGAAAATACTTATATCCTAAATCAGAAGGAATTATTGCTCAAACTTCAAAAATGAAAGAATTTTACTCAGAATTGTTTAATCATAATAACATCAGGGTTATTCCGAATCCAATTGAAACACGATTTAATCTAAAAAAAGAAAAAAGTGAAAAGGTCATTTTGTCTGTGGGCCGTTTGATTGAGACGAAACATCATGATCGATTAATTAACATATTCAAAAATCTTAATGCACCCGGTTGGAAATTAATAATCGTTGGTGGGAATGCTTTAAGGCAGGATAATTACAGTAAACTGTCTGATCAGATAAAAGAATACGGGTTAGAGGAACGTGTAAAATTAACCGGTGAAGTTAAAAATGTTGATAAATATTATGAAAAGGCTGATATCTTTGCGTTTACATCCAGTTCAGAGGGATTTCCAAATGTTATAGGAGAAGCGATGGCTTCAGGTTTGCCGATAGTCAGTTACGATTGTGTTGCCGGACCTTCCGATTTAATCGTTGATAAGGAAAATGGCTTTTTAATTTCTCTTTTTGATGATGATGATTTTATAAAAAAACTCCAAAGGTTAATTGATAATCGAGAATTGCGTGAGCGACAGGGTACAGCTTCAAGAGAATTGGTAAAAAAATTTTCCCTTGAAAAAGTAAGTCAACATTATTTTGAGTTTATCACGAATAACAAATGA